The following proteins are encoded in a genomic region of Dyadobacter sp. UC 10:
- a CDS encoding DUF3526 domain-containing protein — protein MFKLAFKNFLSSAGVRIGIAFLIVTGIISLVIGNQFLEKQSENVKATSAYQKEHIGRNVQYHPDEVGLLLYYVKFSLVNQTAPINSLSIGQRDVNPSIQSVTIRGLEGQKYDADLQNPSNLLLGNIDFSFVLIYLFPLFIIAFTYNIISEERESGTWKIAAVQSNNLFGLILNLFAVRLIVITSTLLLILLPAVIWLEIPLDARFWLFATLSILYILFWFALSFWVASMHKSSSNNAVMLLSAWILLIIVTPAMVNSYLVSAYPVPEAMETTVSQRKGYHEKWDMDQKPTIDKFYSHYPQFKSFGYPEKEFNWLWYYAMQLMGDDESADQSNALRHKLEMRNLASKRIARFIPSVQMQVQLNEIAGSGLSNQLRFMDATSRFHEKLRLHFYPAIFSEAPVSGQQWENFGIQNFSDDTTTSIPEAALPLLVAALLFVMLGAVRFRAGVY, from the coding sequence ATGTTTAAGCTGGCATTTAAAAATTTTTTATCATCCGCCGGAGTCAGGATCGGCATTGCATTTCTGATCGTCACGGGGATAATCAGTCTGGTGATCGGAAACCAGTTTCTTGAAAAACAGTCTGAAAACGTAAAAGCTACTTCTGCCTATCAGAAGGAACATATCGGCAGGAACGTTCAGTATCATCCCGACGAAGTTGGCTTGTTGCTGTACTATGTGAAATTTTCCCTGGTCAACCAAACTGCGCCTATTAACAGCCTTTCTATTGGTCAGCGCGACGTAAACCCTTCGATACAAAGTGTTACGATCAGGGGACTAGAGGGGCAGAAATACGACGCGGACCTTCAAAATCCGAGCAATCTGCTGCTGGGCAATATCGATTTCAGTTTCGTACTGATCTACCTTTTCCCCCTTTTCATCATTGCATTCACCTACAATATCATTTCCGAAGAACGTGAGAGCGGGACGTGGAAAATAGCTGCCGTACAAAGCAACAATCTGTTCGGACTAATATTAAATCTATTTGCAGTGAGGCTTATCGTGATCACCAGCACACTTCTTTTAATACTTTTGCCAGCTGTAATTTGGCTTGAAATCCCTCTTGATGCCCGCTTCTGGCTGTTTGCCACACTCTCGATACTTTATATCCTGTTCTGGTTTGCCCTGAGTTTTTGGGTTGCCTCGATGCACAAATCTTCCAGCAACAATGCGGTTATGCTGCTTTCAGCCTGGATTCTTTTGATCATCGTCACGCCGGCGATGGTCAATAGCTATCTGGTGAGCGCTTATCCTGTGCCCGAAGCCATGGAAACGACCGTCAGTCAACGTAAAGGCTATCATGAAAAGTGGGATATGGACCAAAAACCTACAATTGACAAGTTTTACAGTCACTATCCGCAGTTCAAAAGTTTTGGTTACCCCGAAAAGGAATTCAACTGGCTTTGGTACTATGCAATGCAGCTCATGGGCGACGACGAATCGGCAGACCAGTCGAACGCGCTGCGGCACAAACTGGAAATGCGGAATTTGGCCAGCAAGCGCATTGCCCGCTTTATCCCTTCGGTACAGATGCAGGTACAGCTCAACGAAATCGCCGGTTCGGGACTCAGCAACCAGCTCCGTTTTATGGATGCCACGAGCCGCTTCCATGAAAAACTGCGGCTCCATTTTTACCCGGCGATTTTCAGCGAAGCGCCAGTGAGCGGCCAGCAGTGGGAAAATTTCGGAATCCAAAATTTCTCCGACGATACCACTACCAGCATACCGGAAGCCGCACTGCCCCTGCTTGTCGCGGCCCTGCTGTTTGTTATGCTCGGCGCAGTTCGTTTTCGGGCTGGGGTTTACTGA